In the genome of Desulfovibrio desulfuricans, one region contains:
- the cbiR gene encoding cobamide remodeling phosphodiesterase CbiR: MPDQPRQTATDREQQSAAHARPPVAEPLGEQPEKQPQTRPAAPGEKPSKAYTGAHPLAGRLAAPSFVIPAGVGENARFLADRVDEVGLCLFETQACLNYGPADLPPDLAALPLRWHAHLPVDLPWPTKSSAVHPARTAARLALAVLDRAAFLQPRRAVLHPPEGSPQRQRRLLAGFAHHWKKYSHIPLLLENVKHSDIHGLGQGFLQDHGLGLCLDVGHLLGYGQKNLLFSSLPEQAALVHWSAPGDGDRHLPLTALTEPQLQIAAALMERFASDAVHLAEIFNWKGLASSLPVLDALAQPHLAR; this comes from the coding sequence ATGCCAGACCAACCCCGCCAGACCGCAACAGACAGAGAGCAGCAGAGCGCGGCGCACGCAAGGCCCCCTGTTGCGGAACCATTGGGGGAACAGCCGGAAAAACAGCCGCAGACCAGGCCAGCAGCACCGGGGGAAAAACCGTCAAAAGCGTATACAGGGGCGCACCCGCTGGCCGGGCGGCTTGCCGCGCCCTCCTTTGTAATACCCGCAGGCGTGGGCGAAAACGCCCGTTTTTTGGCCGACAGGGTAGACGAGGTGGGCCTGTGCCTGTTTGAAACCCAGGCCTGCCTGAACTACGGCCCCGCCGATCTGCCGCCCGACCTGGCTGCCCTGCCCCTGCGCTGGCACGCCCACCTGCCGGTGGATCTGCCCTGGCCGACAAAAAGCAGCGCCGTTCATCCCGCCCGCACGGCGGCACGGCTGGCCCTTGCGGTGCTGGACAGGGCCGCGTTTCTTCAGCCGCGCCGCGCCGTGCTGCACCCGCCGGAAGGCTCGCCGCAACGGCAACGCCGCCTGCTGGCCGGTTTTGCCCACCACTGGAAAAAATACAGCCATATCCCCTTGTTGCTCGAAAACGTGAAGCACAGCGACATCCACGGCCTTGGGCAAGGTTTTTTGCAGGATCACGGCCTTGGCCTGTGTCTGGACGTAGGGCACCTACTGGGATATGGTCAAAAAAATTTGTTATTTTCGTCTTTGCCAGAGCAGGCGGCACTGGTGCACTGGAGTGCGCCCGGCGACGGCGACCGGCATCTGCCGCTCACGGCGCTGACAGAGCCGCAGCTGCAGATTGCAGCCGCCCTCATGGAGCGCTTCGCCTCCGATGCGGTGCATCTTGCGGAGATATTCAACTGGAAGGGGCTGGCTTCTTCGTTGCCGGTTTTGGACGCGCTTGCGCAACCACATCTTGCCCGATGA
- a CDS encoding DHH family phosphoesterase, whose translation MAGATDHIPLLQKWRAGLCKDDRWCILINADPDALASALALKRIMIHKVHGVDIARINEVTRPDNLAMIRYLNIPVIAWQPENAGQYTRYAMVDSQPHHNKAFLGLHFDCIIDHHPLPRAVPNVTACTLAGPAAFRDIRPGMGATSTMMTRYLKVLRMRPGPRLATALLYGIRTDTAAFERSGGEDDFRAYQWLSRHADNNLLRRILRSEYLREWLPLFSRAFRSLADCRGGGAFASLNEVNSADLLVAVADFFTRVHGLRWIAVSGIVDKTVIVIFRGDGGRDIGRLADACFYDVGVAGGHRNLARAEFPLSAVPEGLRPGEFVLKRLETRKLRPKKGGENPTDPVERGAA comes from the coding sequence ATGGCTGGTGCTACGGACCACATCCCCCTGCTGCAGAAATGGCGGGCAGGTCTTTGCAAGGATGACCGCTGGTGTATCCTCATCAATGCCGACCCCGACGCCCTGGCCTCGGCGCTGGCGCTCAAGCGAATTATGATTCACAAAGTCCACGGCGTGGACATCGCCCGCATCAACGAGGTCACACGGCCAGACAACCTGGCCATGATCCGCTACCTCAATATTCCCGTTATCGCGTGGCAGCCCGAAAACGCCGGGCAGTACACACGTTACGCCATGGTCGATTCGCAGCCGCACCACAACAAGGCCTTTCTGGGGCTGCACTTTGACTGCATAATAGACCACCACCCCCTGCCCCGCGCCGTGCCCAACGTTACGGCCTGCACGCTGGCAGGCCCGGCGGCCTTTCGCGATATCCGCCCCGGCATGGGGGCCACCAGCACCATGATGACCCGCTACCTCAAGGTCCTGCGCATGCGGCCCGGCCCACGGCTGGCCACTGCCCTGCTCTACGGCATACGCACCGATACCGCCGCCTTTGAGCGCTCGGGCGGCGAGGACGACTTTCGGGCGTACCAGTGGCTCTCGCGCCATGCGGACAACAACCTGCTGCGGCGCATCTTGCGTAGCGAATACCTGCGCGAATGGCTGCCGCTGTTTTCACGCGCCTTTCGCTCTCTGGCCGATTGCCGTGGCGGCGGCGCGTTTGCTTCGCTCAACGAGGTCAACAGCGCCGATCTGCTGGTGGCCGTGGCCGACTTTTTTACGCGGGTGCACGGCCTGCGCTGGATAGCCGTAAGCGGCATTGTGGACAAAACCGTCATCGTGATCTTTCGGGGCGACGGGGGGCGCGACATTGGACGTCTGGCGGACGCCTGCTTTTATGACGTGGGCGTGGCTGGCGGGCACCGCAACCTTGCGCGGGCGGAGTTTCCGCTTTCCGCAGTTCCCGAAGGCCTCAGGCCTGGCGAGTTTGTGCTTAAACGTCTGGAGACGCGAAAACTGCGGCCCAAGAAGGGCGGCGAAAACCCCACAGACCCGGTGGAACGGGGCGCGGCCTGA
- a CDS encoding 2-amino-3,7-dideoxy-D-threo-hept-6-ulosonate synthase yields MYLGKKIRLERIINRANGRTIIVPMDHGVTIGAVEGLVDMRDAVNDMATGGADAVLMHKGLVRCGHRNAGSDIGLIIHLSASTTLSPLGNTKTLVATVEEAIKHGADCVSVHVNLGDPNERLMLADLGRVAESCDNWGIPLLAMMYARGPQVQNGYAKDVVAHCARVGVELGADIVKVPYTGDVDSFSEVVAACCVPVVIAGGERMDSTRQILQMVKDSLDAGGAGISVGRNVFQHPNRVALVKALRGIVHENASVDQALEIVGE; encoded by the coding sequence ATGTACCTTGGTAAAAAAATTCGTCTCGAACGCATCATCAACCGCGCAAACGGCCGTACCATCATTGTTCCCATGGACCACGGCGTAACCATTGGCGCGGTCGAGGGACTGGTGGACATGCGTGACGCCGTCAACGACATGGCCACGGGCGGCGCGGACGCCGTGCTCATGCACAAGGGCCTGGTGCGTTGCGGCCACCGCAACGCGGGCAGCGACATTGGCCTTATCATCCATCTTTCCGCCTCCACGACCCTTTCGCCCCTCGGCAACACCAAAACCCTTGTGGCCACGGTTGAAGAAGCCATCAAGCACGGCGCGGACTGCGTCTCGGTGCACGTCAACCTGGGCGACCCCAACGAGCGGCTCATGCTGGCCGACCTGGGCCGCGTGGCCGAATCGTGCGACAACTGGGGCATTCCCCTGCTGGCCATGATGTACGCTCGCGGCCCGCAGGTCCAGAACGGATACGCCAAGGACGTGGTGGCGCACTGCGCTCGCGTGGGCGTGGAGCTGGGCGCGGACATCGTCAAGGTTCCCTACACCGGAGACGTGGACAGCTTCTCTGAAGTGGTGGCCGCCTGTTGCGTGCCCGTGGTTATTGCCGGCGGCGAGCGCATGGATTCCACCCGTCAGATTCTCCAGATGGTCAAGGATTCGCTTGATGCGGGCGGCGCGGGCATTTCTGTGGGCCGCAACGTCTTCCAGCATCCCAACCGCGTGGCGCTGGTCAAGGCCCTGCGCGGCATCGTGCACGAAAACGCCTCCGTTGATCAGGCCTTGGAAATCGTAGGAGAATAA
- a CDS encoding 3-dehydroquinate synthase II family protein has translation MSRIYFNCVPFDKGDVTLALESGVDGVIVPREHAEQVAGLSRCPVWAAEDTTTMALNVKADEEAVLERLRSGERVVLARGWEVIPVENLLAQSDSVLAEAATLDEARLAAGILERGVAGIVVSRGAVADLKTIVAQCKLAQGREELLPAVVTRVESVGLGHRVCADTLSILHKGQGMLVGNSSAFTFLVHAETERNEYVAARPFRVNAGAVHAYVRLPGDKTTYLGEFKAGQEVLIVDANGETSLATLGRVKIEVRPMLLVEAQVATEDGVKTGTVFLQNAETIRLTTPDGEPVSVVGLKPGDTVLCRLDEAGRHFGMRISEDIREI, from the coding sequence ATGTCCCGCATCTATTTCAACTGCGTTCCTTTTGACAAGGGCGACGTGACCCTGGCGCTGGAGTCTGGCGTGGACGGCGTTATTGTGCCCCGCGAACATGCGGAGCAGGTGGCCGGTCTTTCGCGCTGCCCTGTGTGGGCCGCCGAGGACACCACCACCATGGCCCTCAATGTAAAGGCCGACGAAGAAGCCGTGCTCGAACGGCTGCGCAGCGGCGAGCGCGTGGTGCTGGCTCGCGGCTGGGAGGTCATACCCGTAGAAAACCTTCTGGCCCAGAGCGACAGCGTTCTGGCTGAGGCCGCTACGCTGGACGAGGCCCGCCTTGCCGCAGGAATTTTGGAACGCGGCGTGGCGGGCATTGTTGTATCCAGAGGGGCGGTTGCCGACCTCAAAACCATAGTGGCCCAGTGCAAGCTGGCCCAGGGGCGCGAAGAACTGCTGCCCGCCGTGGTGACCCGCGTGGAATCCGTGGGCCTCGGCCACCGCGTCTGCGCCGATACGCTTTCCATCCTGCACAAGGGGCAGGGCATGCTGGTGGGCAATTCCAGCGCCTTTACCTTTCTGGTGCACGCCGAAACAGAGCGCAACGAATACGTCGCCGCCCGCCCCTTCAGGGTCAACGCAGGGGCCGTGCACGCCTATGTGCGCCTGCCCGGCGACAAAACCACCTACCTTGGCGAATTCAAGGCCGGGCAGGAAGTGCTGATTGTGGACGCCAACGGCGAGACAAGCCTTGCCACCCTTGGCCGGGTAAAAATCGAAGTGCGCCCCATGCTGCTGGTTGAAGCCCAGGTTGCCACCGAAGACGGCGTCAAAACCGGCACGGTGTTTTTGCAGAATGCCGAAACCATCCGCCTGACCACCCCCGACGGAGAACCGGTGAGCGTCGTGGGCCTGAAACCCGGCGACACCGTGCTGTGCCGGCTGGATGAAGCTGGCCGCCATTTTGGCATGCGCATAAGCGAAGACATCCGGGAGATCTAG
- the pheA gene encoding prephenate dehydratase: MDDSNSHWPKDQTNAQAPKASPDEAGARLAAIRHEIDAVDQNLLELFNQRAALSLEVGRIKADVPGIIFKPLREKEVLDSLATRNPGPLPEDHLRAIWREIFSSSRSLQRPQNVAYLGPEGTFSYFAGVEYLGHTAKFRPCSDITQVFQEVASGQCELGVVPLENSLQGTVGVSFDLFLKYDVHIQAELFSRISHCLLSNAPSLAAVRTVYSHPQPLAQCGAWLRAHLPGAGLVPVESTAAAAQYAAGKEDAAAIGHGKLADLMGIAILARRIEDEPGNWTRFVIIGPGDARSGSRTGGPQPGHTGADKTSLLFTTADKAGALSSVLDLLAVNGINMRKLESRPLRGQRWKYVFFADVESDLEDPRYAPLLEKLHEVCTSFRILGSYPTGPQLDRLDLHSETPEQLAS; the protein is encoded by the coding sequence ATGGACGACAGCAACAGCCACTGGCCCAAAGACCAGACCAATGCCCAGGCCCCAAAGGCCTCTCCCGACGAGGCGGGCGCGCGCCTGGCCGCCATCCGGCACGAGATCGACGCGGTGGATCAAAACCTGCTGGAGCTCTTTAACCAGCGTGCGGCCCTGAGCCTTGAGGTGGGCCGCATCAAGGCCGACGTGCCCGGCATCATCTTTAAGCCCCTGCGCGAAAAAGAAGTGCTGGACAGTCTGGCCACGCGCAACCCCGGCCCCCTGCCCGAAGACCACCTGCGGGCCATCTGGCGCGAAATTTTTTCTTCCTCGCGCTCGCTGCAACGGCCCCAGAATGTGGCCTACCTCGGCCCGGAGGGCACTTTTTCCTATTTTGCAGGGGTGGAATACCTTGGGCACACGGCCAAGTTTCGCCCATGCAGCGATATAACCCAGGTTTTTCAAGAGGTTGCCTCAGGCCAGTGCGAGCTGGGCGTTGTACCGCTCGAAAACTCGCTGCAGGGAACCGTGGGCGTGAGCTTTGACCTGTTTTTGAAGTACGACGTGCACATTCAGGCCGAACTCTTTTCGCGCATTTCGCACTGCCTTTTGAGCAACGCCCCTTCACTGGCCGCCGTGCGCACGGTGTATTCGCACCCCCAGCCGCTGGCCCAGTGCGGCGCGTGGCTGCGCGCCCATCTGCCCGGCGCGGGCCTCGTGCCGGTTGAGTCCACCGCGGCAGCCGCCCAGTACGCGGCTGGCAAGGAGGACGCCGCCGCCATCGGCCACGGCAAGCTGGCCGACCTCATGGGCATAGCCATTCTGGCCCGGCGCATCGAAGACGAACCCGGCAACTGGACGCGCTTTGTCATTATCGGCCCCGGCGACGCCCGTTCGGGCAGCCGCACGGGCGGCCCCCAGCCCGGCCATACCGGCGCGGACAAAACCTCGCTGCTGTTCACCACTGCCGACAAGGCCGGAGCCCTCTCAAGCGTGCTTGACCTGCTGGCCGTCAACGGCATCAACATGCGCAAGCTGGAGTCGCGCCCCCTGCGCGGCCAGCGCTGGAAGTACGTTTTCTTTGCCGACGTGGAAAGCGATCTGGAAGATCCGCGCTACGCCCCGCTGCTGGAAAAGCTGCACGAAGTATGCACAAGCTTCCGTATTCTGGGCAGCTACCCCACAGGGCCGCAACTGGACCGTCTTGACCTCCACTCGGAAACACCGGAGCAACTTGCCTCATGA
- a CDS encoding 3-phosphoshikimate 1-carboxyvinyltransferase: MSQSTLAVSAAEEQATVSVTAPASKSVSHRYLIGAALAQGVSTVRHTLESRDLERTRAILCGAGASMETLPESTQAAGAWRVTGMDGKPRGGTAQSPLSCDVEESGTTCRLLTAVLAAGEGEFRIHGAPRMHERPIGELTDALKNLGLTATFEGKPDCPPLVLHAHGLNPAQCGGEVELGMDISSQYFSGLLLAAPMGPAPLSVTLGGQKAVSWPYVGLTLQCLTDYGIRFEVQTRPQAGAAWELLPPGAWRELKAAQPGRLRVTVHPGAYQAGDYTVEGDWSGASYLLAAGALGLRPVRVEGLRTDSLQGDRAMLEILQRMGARMRLTPDSVTVYPSALHGVELDMGDCPDLVPTVAVLAACAQGSTRISNVAHLRFKESDRISAPAQELTKAGVGIDQLSDGMLVHGLAGRGNGKPAFPRLPQGVALSAHNDHRIAMSLALLGLRQPEVKIRDLLDDPMVVRKSFPQFWNIWEHLA; encoded by the coding sequence ATGAGCCAGAGCACCCTTGCCGTTTCGGCGGCTGAAGAACAGGCCACGGTGAGCGTCACCGCGCCCGCGTCCAAATCGGTCTCGCACCGCTATCTTATCGGCGCGGCCCTGGCGCAGGGCGTGTCCACAGTGCGTCATACCCTTGAAAGCCGCGACCTTGAGCGCACGCGGGCCATTTTGTGCGGCGCGGGGGCCAGTATGGAAACCCTGCCCGAAAGCACGCAGGCCGCAGGCGCGTGGCGCGTGACCGGCATGGACGGCAAGCCGCGCGGCGGCACGGCCCAAAGCCCCCTGTCGTGCGACGTGGAAGAATCAGGCACTACCTGCAGACTGCTTACGGCAGTGCTGGCCGCAGGCGAAGGCGAGTTTCGCATCCACGGCGCGCCGCGCATGCACGAGCGGCCCATTGGCGAGCTCACCGACGCGCTAAAAAATCTGGGCCTTACCGCCACGTTTGAGGGCAAACCCGACTGTCCGCCCCTGGTGCTGCACGCCCACGGCCTCAACCCTGCCCAGTGCGGGGGCGAGGTGGAGCTGGGCATGGATATTTCAAGCCAGTATTTTTCGGGCCTGCTGCTGGCAGCGCCCATGGGGCCCGCGCCCCTGTCTGTGACGCTCGGCGGACAAAAAGCGGTTTCGTGGCCCTATGTGGGGCTTACCCTGCAATGCCTGACCGACTACGGCATCCGCTTTGAGGTGCAAACCCGTCCGCAGGCAGGTGCTGCGTGGGAGCTATTGCCCCCCGGCGCGTGGCGCGAGCTCAAGGCCGCCCAGCCCGGCCGCCTGCGCGTTACCGTACACCCAGGCGCGTATCAGGCAGGCGATTACACGGTTGAAGGCGACTGGTCCGGCGCATCTTACCTGCTGGCTGCCGGTGCTCTGGGCCTGCGCCCTGTGCGTGTTGAGGGCCTGCGCACCGATTCGCTGCAGGGCGACCGGGCCATGCTGGAAATTTTGCAGCGCATGGGCGCGCGCATGCGGCTGACGCCCGACTCCGTCACCGTATACCCATCAGCCCTGCACGGGGTGGAGCTGGACATGGGCGACTGCCCTGACCTTGTGCCCACAGTGGCCGTGCTGGCGGCCTGCGCGCAGGGCTCCACGCGCATCAGCAATGTGGCCCACCTGCGTTTTAAGGAATCGGACCGCATCAGCGCTCCGGCTCAGGAGCTGACCAAGGCGGGCGTGGGGATCGACCAGCTCTCCGACGGCATGCTTGTTCACGGTCTGGCCGGGCGCGGCAACGGCAAACCCGCCTTTCCCCGCCTGCCGCAGGGGGTTGCCCTTTCGGCCCACAACGACCACCGCATCGCCATGTCGCTGGCCCTGCTGGGCCTGCGCCAGCCAGAGGTAAAAATTCGCGATCTGCTGGACGACCCCATGGTGGTGCGCAAGTCGTTTCCGCAATTCTGGAATATCTGGGAGCACCTGGCATGA
- a CDS encoding prephenate dehydrogenase, with product MGAMLLGRARAAGLRVEGIDVPLTDQVLAAGCAGVDLAVICVPAAVFSEVITAVCPHLPPTAVLADITSVKEIPLRQMEKAWAGPVVGTHPLFGPQPDPDADQPVAIVPGANAAQEQVELAAGFFTALGCRVFGSSAEKHDKAMARIQNMNFITSVAYFALLSGQDDLLPFLTPSFRRRQNAARKMLTEDAHMFAGLFEANPYSYEAVRQYRQMLNLAAAGDIDLLCQRARWWWQDDPADKN from the coding sequence ATGGGCGCGATGCTGCTTGGCCGCGCCCGCGCGGCGGGTCTCAGGGTGGAGGGCATTGACGTGCCCCTGACAGATCAGGTGCTGGCCGCAGGCTGCGCCGGGGTCGATCTGGCCGTCATCTGCGTGCCCGCAGCCGTGTTCAGCGAGGTTATCACCGCCGTCTGCCCGCACCTGCCGCCCACGGCGGTGCTCGCGGACATCACCTCGGTAAAGGAAATTCCGCTGCGGCAGATGGAAAAAGCCTGGGCTGGCCCCGTGGTGGGCACGCACCCCCTGTTTGGCCCCCAGCCGGACCCGGATGCAGACCAGCCTGTGGCCATTGTGCCAGGGGCCAATGCGGCGCAAGAGCAAGTAGAGCTGGCGGCGGGCTTTTTTACCGCCCTGGGCTGCCGTGTGTTTGGCTCCTCTGCCGAAAAGCACGACAAGGCCATGGCCCGCATCCAGAACATGAATTTTATCACCAGCGTTGCCTACTTTGCCCTGCTGTCGGGGCAGGATGACCTGCTGCCTTTTTTGACGCCCTCGTTTCGCCGCCGCCAAAATGCGGCCCGCAAGATGCTGACCGAAGACGCGCACATGTTTGCGGGGCTGTTTGAGGCCAACCCCTACAGCTACGAAGCCGTGCGCCAGTACAGGCAGATGCTCAACCTTGCCGCGGCCGGCGATATCGACCTGCTCTGCCAGCGCGCCCGCTGGTGGTGGCAGGACGACCCGGCGGACAAAAACTAG
- the flhB gene encoding flagellar biosynthesis protein FlhB, with product MFGAQQDPSRTEKATPKRVSKQRDEGNVPKSPELGKAVSLLGGAAIMYAWIGPMTDDIKRLFRHFLTHAWEFDPNPENVYSLSIDLTLEICRMIMPILLTLAFLAFTAQRLQVGKLWSTKIMHPKFERFNIVQGLKQMLLSPQTALRTIKSLLFSLVLGIIPGWIIYKEYQNFLPMYYASTEGVAAYMLHMAFKLVCYALMPIMAIAVFDVWQSRFAYNEGMKMTKSEVKDEQKQVDGDPVIKGQQRKKMMEVMSRRMLADVPKADVVVTNPTHIAVALSYNSSEAPAPIVLAKGADHMAEKIKEIAREHRVPIRENVPLARALYKSAEVGDMIPEELYKAVAAVLASIWKLKPKVGRP from the coding sequence ATGTTCGGTGCGCAGCAAGACCCAAGCAGAACGGAAAAAGCGACTCCCAAACGCGTAAGCAAACAGCGCGATGAGGGCAACGTACCCAAATCGCCTGAGCTGGGCAAAGCCGTCAGCCTGCTGGGCGGCGCCGCCATCATGTATGCCTGGATCGGCCCCATGACCGACGACATCAAACGCCTGTTCCGGCATTTTCTCACGCATGCCTGGGAATTTGATCCCAACCCGGAGAACGTCTACAGCCTCAGCATCGACCTCACCCTTGAAATCTGCCGCATGATCATGCCCATCTTGCTGACGCTGGCTTTTCTGGCCTTTACGGCCCAGCGCCTGCAGGTCGGCAAACTCTGGTCAACCAAGATTATGCACCCCAAATTTGAGCGTTTCAACATCGTGCAGGGGCTCAAGCAGATGCTGCTCTCGCCCCAGACCGCCCTGCGCACCATCAAAAGCCTGCTGTTTTCGCTTGTCCTGGGGATCATCCCCGGTTGGATCATCTATAAGGAATACCAAAACTTTTTGCCCATGTACTATGCCAGTACCGAGGGCGTGGCCGCGTACATGCTGCACATGGCCTTCAAGCTGGTCTGCTATGCGCTCATGCCCATCATGGCCATTGCCGTTTTTGACGTCTGGCAGTCGCGCTTTGCCTACAACGAGGGCATGAAGATGACCAAGTCGGAAGTAAAGGACGAACAGAAGCAGGTCGACGGCGACCCTGTGATCAAGGGGCAACAGCGCAAAAAGATGATGGAAGTCATGAGCAGGCGCATGTTGGCCGACGTGCCCAAGGCCGACGTGGTGGTTACCAACCCTACCCACATCGCCGTGGCGCTCAGCTACAATTCGTCCGAGGCCCCCGCGCCGATAGTGCTGGCCAAGGGCGCGGACCATATGGCCGAAAAAATCAAGGAAATCGCCCGCGAGCACCGTGTGCCCATCCGCGAAAACGTGCCTCTGGCACGGGCTTTGTATAAGTCCGCAGAAGTGGGCGACATGATTCCCGAGGAGCTATACAAAGCTGTGGCCGCAGTGCTGGCCAGCATCTGGAAGCTCAAGCCCAAGGTGGGCAGACCCTAG
- the flhA gene encoding flagellar biosynthesis protein FlhA encodes MAAAVLPQFDYSRFSKNGEIFLAGGVVIILFVMLVPLPTFFLDIMLCVSISISLLVLITTMFMTTPLEFTIFPSLLLITTLLRLALNVASTRLILLNGNMGANAAGEVIRAFGQFVVGGSYVVGAVIFMILFILNKVVITAGTSRIAEVAARFTLDAMPGKQMAIEADLNAGILDEEQANARRAGLRKEADFYGAMDGACKFVSGDVNAGMFITLVNIVGGIIIGMAQKDMDWNTALTTYSLLTIGDGLVSTIPSIIVSTGTGLLVSRAASEAKMGEEFLAQLTFNSRALKMVSAVLLLFALVPGLPTIPFLIISALIFTVSRLTENKDQEAANKAKAEEKKKKNSGSGTADTPEEVQALLPLDTLELEVGYGLIPLVDEEQSGNLLARIRSIRRQFALDMGVVIPSLHLRDNLQLKPGQYSLLIKGNQVASAEILVDHFLAMDPGNVTTKISGIETREPAFNLPALWIPDSQREEAMLAGYTVVDPATVIATHLTEVFKRHLADFLDRQAVQGLLDTVAKHSPKAVEDLVPGVLPLGVVQKVLQLLVRENVSVRDMLTIVETLGDFGGGVKNPETLGEYVREKLSRAIVRPYLDSQGTLSVLTLAPNAERLVQEGIRHADNGVVFLSMNPAVAQRLVNNISAAVDNAVISDAQPVLLVTPLIRPHLAQIITRFLPTVPVISQAEIPPDIRLQSVGTVSAE; translated from the coding sequence ATGGCTGCCGCAGTACTTCCACAATTTGATTACAGCCGCTTTTCCAAAAACGGCGAAATATTCCTCGCAGGCGGCGTGGTCATCATCCTGTTCGTCATGCTGGTTCCGTTGCCCACGTTTTTTCTCGACATCATGCTCTGCGTGAGTATTTCCATATCGCTGCTGGTGCTCATAACAACCATGTTCATGACCACTCCGCTTGAGTTCACCATCTTTCCTTCGCTGCTGCTGATCACAACGCTGCTGCGGCTGGCGCTCAACGTGGCCTCCACCCGCCTTATCCTGCTCAACGGCAACATGGGAGCCAACGCCGCAGGCGAGGTCATCCGCGCGTTCGGCCAGTTTGTGGTGGGCGGCAGCTATGTGGTGGGCGCGGTCATCTTTATGATCCTGTTCATCCTCAACAAGGTCGTCATCACGGCCGGTACCTCGCGTATTGCTGAAGTGGCCGCCCGTTTTACCCTTGACGCCATGCCCGGCAAACAGATGGCCATTGAAGCCGACCTCAACGCGGGCATCCTCGACGAGGAACAGGCCAACGCCCGCCGCGCGGGTCTGCGCAAAGAGGCGGATTTTTACGGCGCCATGGACGGTGCGTGCAAGTTCGTTTCGGGCGATGTGAACGCGGGCATGTTCATTACCCTGGTCAATATCGTGGGCGGCATCATCATCGGCATGGCCCAAAAGGACATGGACTGGAACACGGCCCTCACCACGTACTCTCTGCTGACCATCGGCGACGGGCTGGTTTCCACCATCCCTTCGATCATTGTTTCCACCGGCACGGGCCTGCTTGTTTCACGCGCCGCGTCCGAAGCCAAGATGGGCGAGGAATTTCTGGCCCAGCTTACCTTCAACAGCCGGGCGCTCAAGATGGTCTCGGCCGTGCTGCTGCTGTTTGCCCTTGTTCCCGGTCTGCCGACCATACCATTTCTGATCATCTCGGCTCTTATTTTTACCGTGAGCCGACTCACCGAAAACAAGGATCAGGAAGCCGCCAACAAGGCCAAGGCCGAAGAAAAGAAAAAGAAAAACAGCGGATCGGGCACCGCCGACACCCCCGAAGAAGTGCAGGCGCTCCTGCCCCTCGATACGCTGGAGCTTGAGGTAGGTTACGGGCTTATCCCCCTGGTGGACGAGGAGCAGAGCGGCAACCTGCTTGCCCGCATCCGCTCCATACGCCGCCAGTTTGCGCTGGACATGGGCGTGGTCATCCCCTCGCTGCACCTGCGCGACAACCTGCAGCTCAAGCCGGGCCAGTATTCCCTGCTGATCAAGGGTAATCAGGTGGCCTCCGCCGAAATTCTGGTGGACCATTTTCTGGCCATGGACCCCGGCAACGTGACCACCAAGATCAGCGGCATCGAAACCCGCGAACCGGCCTTTAACCTGCCCGCGCTGTGGATTCCCGACAGCCAGCGCGAGGAGGCCATGCTCGCCGGTTATACCGTGGTCGACCCGGCAACGGTCATCGCCACGCATTTGACGGAAGTGTTCAAGCGTCATCTGGCCGACTTTCTCGACCGTCAGGCGGTGCAGGGCCTGCTGGACACCGTGGCCAAACATTCGCCCAAAGCGGTGGAAGACCTGGTCCCCGGCGTGCTGCCTCTGGGCGTGGTGCAAAAAGTGCTGCAGCTGCTGGTGCGCGAGAACGTCAGCGTGCGCGACATGCTGACCATTGTAGAGACCCTGGGCGACTTTGGCGGCGGCGTCAAAAATCCCGAGACGCTGGGCGAATACGTGCGCGAAAAACTCTCGCGGGCCATTGTGCGTCCCTATCTGGACAGTCAGGGCACGCTTTCCGTGCTTACCCTCGCGCCCAATGCCGAACGGCTGGTGCAGGAGGGCATACGCCATGCGGACAACGGCGTGGTCTTTCTCTCCATGAACCCGGCCGTGGCCCAGCGCCTGGTCAACAACATCAGCGCAGCCGTGGATAACGCCGTCATATCCGACGCCCAGCCCGTGCTGCTGGTAACGCCCCTGATCAGGCCGCATCTGGCGCAGATCATCACGCGATTTTTACCTACGGTTCCGGTTATTTCACAGGCAGAAATTCCGCCCGACATCCGGCTGCAGTCGGTAGGCACGGTCAGCGCCGAGTAA